A single window of Flavobacterium aestivum DNA harbors:
- a CDS encoding acyl-CoA dehydrogenase family protein, producing MLQNILLERKIYASEEHKMMKAMIQDFIANDIIDQLEVWEKNGMVSREIWKKAGELGLLCLDMPEIYGGGGLNFTFNSLLIEEFAKKGITGPGFSLHSDIVAPYLLKYGTEAQKQKYLPLMATGEIITAIGMTEPNCGSDLKALRTTAEDKGDYYLVNGQKTFITNGFMCDMAIVAVKTNHNTDKEGITLLIVESTMEGFSKGVPLKKIGMKSQDTAELFFDNVKVPKENRLGDENAGFKIMMQELARERLTVGIMAVATAEGAIENTIAYTTERTAFEKPIAGFQNTQFKLAECATQMQMHQAFMDRCIELLIDHKLTTESASMIKYSATDMCGQVVDECLQLFGGYGYMWDYPIAHMYADNRVARIYAGTNEIMKILIARGLFKDELK from the coding sequence ATGCTGCAAAATATACTATTAGAACGTAAAATTTATGCTTCGGAAGAGCATAAAATGATGAAAGCAATGATTCAGGATTTTATTGCAAATGATATTATAGATCAATTAGAGGTGTGGGAGAAAAACGGTATGGTATCCCGTGAAATATGGAAGAAGGCAGGGGAGTTGGGACTATTATGTCTGGATATGCCGGAAATATATGGAGGAGGTGGATTGAATTTTACATTTAATTCCCTACTTATCGAAGAGTTTGCCAAAAAGGGAATAACCGGTCCGGGTTTTTCACTGCATTCGGACATAGTGGCTCCCTATTTATTAAAATATGGCACAGAAGCACAAAAACAAAAGTATTTGCCACTAATGGCAACGGGGGAAATTATTACAGCAATAGGAATGACAGAGCCTAATTGCGGAAGTGACTTAAAGGCCCTTCGTACAACAGCCGAAGACAAAGGAGATTATTATCTGGTGAATGGTCAAAAAACTTTTATCACGAATGGTTTTATGTGTGATATGGCTATTGTGGCTGTAAAAACAAATCATAATACGGATAAGGAAGGGATTACTTTACTTATTGTAGAATCAACAATGGAAGGATTCAGTAAAGGAGTTCCCCTCAAAAAAATAGGAATGAAATCTCAAGATACAGCTGAACTGTTTTTTGATAATGTAAAAGTACCCAAGGAGAACCGATTAGGAGATGAAAATGCAGGATTTAAAATCATGATGCAGGAATTGGCTCGGGAGCGATTAACAGTTGGAATTATGGCTGTAGCCACAGCCGAAGGAGCTATTGAAAACACAATTGCCTATACAACGGAACGTACCGCTTTTGAAAAACCTATAGCAGGATTTCAAAATACTCAATTCAAGTTGGCAGAATGTGCCACTCAAATGCAAATGCATCAAGCTTTTATGGATCGATGTATTGAATTATTGATAGATCATAAATTAACAACCGAAAGTGCTTCTATGATTAAATATTCGGCAACAGATATGTGTGGTCAAGTTGTTGATGAATGTTTGCAATTATTTGGAGGCTATGGCTATATGTGGGATTACCCAATTGCTCATATGTATGCAGATAATCGTGT
- a CDS encoding OmpA family protein encodes MEIKKLLYSILFSSALVMQGYSQKAGVASADKKYDRYAYVDAIATYERIANKGYKDSDMFRKLGNAYYFNAKLEEAGKWYEQLFGMNEEQEPEYYYRYSQCLKAMGDYAKADKFLEQFNQKSGNDLRGKLFLNNKNYLQEIKANSGRFFIEDAGINSKFSDYGSSFLDNKLVFASARDTGGITKKVFKWNNQSFTNLYTADVDLDGNLSKPVRFDKNIRSKFHESTPVFTKDGKTMYFTRNNFLGGKRGKDINKNTLLKLYKASLNNEGVWGDVVELPFNSNEYSLAHPALSADDKTLYFASDMPGTLGQSDLFKVAINSDGSFGKPENLGNKVNTEGRETFPFISADNELYYATDGHPGLGGLDIFVATIASDGTISNPQNVGEPVNGKTDDFAFFIDSKSRKGYFTSNREGGKGYDDIYKFTETKKLICEQELEGIITDKADGKLLPNTQLILLDSKFKELQQTTSDSNAHYTFAVNCGEVYYVRAIRTDYETKEQKATIGKESGKTNLPIELEKSICKVTVGDDLAKCFGIKMIYFDLDKSFVRKEAALELEKILDVMKQYPQMKIDIRSHTDSRQTNAYNEKLSDRRAKATVAWLVKNGIAAERLTGKGYGESQLVNHCADNVKCTEEEHQANRRSEFIISAM; translated from the coding sequence ATGGAAATTAAAAAATTACTTTATAGTATCCTTTTTAGTAGTGCTCTTGTGATGCAAGGGTATTCACAAAAGGCTGGTGTGGCTTCGGCCGATAAAAAATACGATCGTTATGCCTATGTTGATGCTATTGCCACCTATGAGCGAATAGCCAATAAAGGATATAAAGACAGTGATATGTTTCGAAAATTAGGGAACGCCTATTATTTTAATGCCAAATTAGAGGAAGCGGGAAAATGGTATGAGCAGCTATTTGGAATGAACGAGGAACAAGAACCCGAATATTATTATAGATATTCCCAATGTTTGAAAGCAATGGGAGATTATGCAAAAGCTGATAAGTTCTTGGAACAATTTAATCAAAAGTCGGGGAATGATTTAAGAGGGAAGCTTTTTTTAAACAATAAAAACTACCTTCAGGAAATCAAAGCCAACTCTGGACGCTTTTTTATAGAAGATGCAGGGATTAACTCTAAATTTTCGGATTACGGAAGTTCATTTTTAGATAATAAGCTGGTATTTGCATCAGCAAGAGATACAGGTGGTATAACTAAAAAAGTATTTAAATGGAACAACCAATCGTTTACGAATCTCTATACTGCTGATGTTGATTTAGATGGGAATTTAAGTAAACCAGTACGATTTGATAAGAACATTAGATCTAAGTTTCATGAATCGACACCCGTTTTTACCAAAGACGGTAAAACAATGTATTTCACCAGAAATAACTTTTTGGGAGGTAAGAGAGGAAAAGATATCAATAAAAACACTTTGCTTAAATTGTATAAAGCAAGTTTAAATAATGAAGGAGTGTGGGGTGATGTTGTTGAGTTACCATTTAATAGTAATGAGTATAGTTTAGCACATCCAGCACTTAGTGCAGATGATAAAACGTTATATTTTGCTTCAGATATGCCTGGAACATTAGGACAGTCTGATTTGTTCAAAGTGGCAATCAATAGTGACGGTAGCTTTGGGAAACCAGAAAATCTTGGAAACAAAGTAAATACTGAAGGAAGAGAAACTTTTCCTTTTATAAGTGCTGATAATGAGTTGTATTATGCAACTGATGGACATCCAGGATTAGGAGGTTTGGATATATTTGTTGCTACTATTGCTAGCGATGGAACAATCTCTAACCCTCAAAACGTGGGAGAACCAGTAAATGGAAAAACAGATGATTTCGCCTTTTTTATTGACAGCAAAAGCAGAAAAGGATATTTTACATCAAACAGAGAAGGAGGAAAAGGATATGATGATATTTACAAATTCACAGAGACCAAGAAGCTTATCTGCGAACAGGAATTAGAAGGAATTATAACAGATAAGGCCGATGGGAAATTGCTACCAAATACACAGCTAATTTTATTGGATAGTAAGTTCAAAGAATTACAACAAACTACTTCAGATAGTAACGCACATTATACATTTGCGGTTAATTGTGGAGAGGTATATTATGTACGAGCAATTAGAACAGATTACGAGACCAAAGAACAAAAAGCAACTATTGGAAAAGAATCTGGAAAAACCAATCTGCCAATTGAATTAGAGAAATCTATATGTAAAGTAACTGTTGGTGATGACTTGGCTAAATGTTTTGGTATAAAAATGATCTACTTTGATTTAGATAAATCATTTGTTCGTAAAGAAGCTGCTCTTGAGTTAGAGAAAATTCTAGATGTTATGAAGCAATATCCACAAATGAAAATAGACATTCGTTCGCATACTGATAGCCGACAAACTAATGCTTATAATGAAAAGCTTTCGGATAGAAGAGCTAAAGCAACAGTTGCATGGTTAGTTAAAAACGGAATAGCTGCCGAACGATTAACAGGTAAAGGATATGGTGAATCTCAATTAGTAAATCATTGTGCAGATAATGTAAAATGTACTGAAGAAGAACATCAAGCAAACAGACGAAGTGAATTTATTATTAGTGCAATGTAA